Proteins from a genomic interval of Gordonia sp. SL306:
- a CDS encoding glycosyltransferase 87 family protein has product MTYLSAADTRLHRWAPSNGARTAIAVVFLASVTLQIVGIPFTSSFGTRTRIDLDVYRLGGQIWQHGQSLYADGSMPFTSDGIWLPFTYPPFAALGFMPLGAITLGLAGLLISVITVVLTVVILQIVLRMLSVGNPGNRWWTALLLTAGVIWLNPLWMTLGFGQINIILMAMIIVDIFVVGRGRAAATGPFRGILTGLASAIKLTPLVFVAVYLLTRQWRAALVTVGTFVGAGALAWIWLPADSHGYWTHTLFHTARIGDPAGRINQNLNAMWIRLVPQLESAEQLMWVASSLVVTVLALVAARSCRPIAAFGAFRRPAGGDPSAGVAAVLTVSVVALWGLLVSPTSWAHHWVWAIPTILTAAVVAARDTDRRVRIGYATVAATGVVIFALGPFQFLSPAVRQWSIIDHLIGNSYTLWGLAVLIIVWLLPPQITGEGTTHAHPQLADAHVR; this is encoded by the coding sequence ATGACTTATCTGTCCGCGGCCGACACCAGGCTGCACCGATGGGCGCCGTCGAACGGTGCGCGCACCGCGATCGCCGTGGTGTTCCTCGCGTCGGTCACCCTGCAGATCGTCGGCATTCCCTTCACATCGAGTTTCGGGACCCGCACCCGCATCGACCTGGACGTCTACCGCCTGGGCGGGCAGATCTGGCAACACGGCCAGAGCCTCTACGCCGACGGGTCCATGCCCTTCACCAGCGACGGAATCTGGTTGCCGTTCACCTATCCCCCGTTCGCCGCACTCGGCTTCATGCCCCTCGGCGCCATCACGCTCGGGCTGGCCGGGCTGCTGATCTCGGTGATCACGGTTGTCCTGACGGTGGTGATCCTGCAGATCGTGCTGAGGATGCTCTCGGTGGGAAACCCGGGGAACAGATGGTGGACCGCCCTGCTGCTGACCGCCGGGGTCATCTGGCTCAACCCGTTGTGGATGACGCTCGGCTTCGGTCAGATCAACATCATCCTGATGGCGATGATCATCGTCGACATCTTCGTCGTCGGCCGGGGTCGCGCCGCCGCCACCGGACCGTTCCGCGGAATCCTGACCGGTCTGGCATCCGCGATCAAGCTGACCCCACTGGTCTTCGTCGCGGTCTACCTGCTGACGCGGCAATGGCGCGCGGCGCTCGTCACGGTCGGTACCTTCGTGGGCGCCGGCGCCCTCGCATGGATCTGGTTGCCCGCGGACTCGCACGGCTACTGGACGCACACGCTCTTCCACACTGCCCGCATCGGCGACCCCGCAGGCCGGATCAACCAGAATCTCAACGCCATGTGGATTCGTCTCGTGCCGCAATTGGAGTCGGCCGAGCAGCTGATGTGGGTCGCCAGTTCACTCGTGGTGACCGTCCTCGCGCTCGTCGCGGCGCGATCATGCCGGCCGATCGCGGCCTTCGGAGCATTTCGACGTCCCGCCGGCGGTGACCCCTCGGCAGGGGTCGCGGCGGTCCTGACGGTCTCGGTGGTCGCGCTCTGGGGCCTGCTCGTGTCGCCGACGTCGTGGGCCCATCATTGGGTGTGGGCGATCCCGACCATCCTGACCGCCGCCGTGGTGGCCGCCCGCGACACCGATCGACGTGTGCGGATCGGCTACGCCACGGTGGCCGCGACGGGAGTGGTGATCTTCGCGCTCGGCCCGTTCCAGTTCTTGTCGCCCGCGGTCCGCCAGTGGTCGATCATCGATCACCTGATCGGGAACTCCTACACGCTCTGGGGGCTCGCCGTCCTGATCATCGTGTGGCTGCTGCCGCCGCAGATCACCGGCGAGGGAACCACACACGCGCATCCCCAACTCGCGGACGCACACGTTCGCTGA
- a CDS encoding ROK family protein, producing the protein MGDLTIGIDIGGTSVRASVVDDHGAMLDTLRAATPPTTSALEHCLDRLVGELTSRWAAKAVGLAIAGFLTPDRRVVRFAPHLPWREAAVAEDMTARIDIPVFAEHDANAAAVAEWRFGAAARGKNSLVLAIGTGIGAGLLLDGEIYRGSFGVAPELGHLTVVPDGRVCSCGKLGCWERYCSGTALVDTVVELLADGDWGRSQLAADVAADPGSLTGRRVAGAAADGDAVALAAFAQFAASLGQGLAMIADIFDPDLIVLAGGVGAASGLFLDEAREHYARLVTGAGHRQLARIRGTQLGESAGVVGAAEVARQAIRAQAGETVRSRT; encoded by the coding sequence ATGGGGGACTTGACCATCGGTATCGACATCGGTGGCACGAGTGTGCGCGCCTCGGTGGTCGACGACCACGGTGCGATGCTGGACACCCTGCGGGCGGCGACGCCGCCGACGACCAGCGCGCTCGAACACTGCCTCGACCGGCTAGTCGGTGAACTCACCTCCCGGTGGGCCGCCAAGGCGGTCGGACTGGCCATCGCCGGATTCCTCACCCCTGATCGCAGGGTGGTGCGATTCGCGCCGCATCTCCCGTGGCGGGAGGCCGCGGTCGCCGAGGACATGACCGCCCGGATCGACATACCGGTGTTCGCCGAACACGACGCGAATGCCGCGGCGGTGGCGGAATGGCGTTTCGGGGCGGCCGCGCGTGGCAAGAATTCGTTGGTGCTCGCCATCGGGACCGGGATCGGGGCCGGCCTGCTGCTCGACGGCGAGATCTATCGCGGCAGCTTCGGGGTGGCCCCGGAGCTCGGGCACCTGACGGTGGTCCCGGACGGTCGGGTGTGCTCGTGCGGGAAGCTCGGCTGCTGGGAAAGGTATTGCAGCGGTACCGCTCTGGTGGACACCGTGGTCGAGTTGCTCGCCGACGGCGACTGGGGACGCAGTCAACTGGCCGCGGACGTGGCCGCCGACCCCGGCTCGCTGACCGGCCGTCGGGTGGCGGGTGCCGCCGCGGACGGGGATGCTGTCGCGCTGGCGGCCTTCGCCCAATTCGCCGCATCCCTGGGACAGGGGCTGGCGATGATCGCGGACATCTTCGACCCGGATCTCATCGTGCTCGCGGGCGGCGTCGGCGCGGCGTCGGGACTGTTCCTCGACGAGGCGCGTGAGCACTACGCACGGCTGGTGACGGGTGCCGGTCATCGTCAGCTCGCCCGCATCCGCGGCACCCAGCTCGGCGAGAGCGCCGGCGTGGTGGGCGCGGCAGAAGTTGCGCGACAAGCCATCAGGGCACAGGCCGGGGAGACGGTACGCAGCCGAACCTGA
- a CDS encoding class II 3-deoxy-7-phosphoheptulonate synthase produces the protein MTNWTVDVPIAELPELPPLPGDLQSRFDDAMARPALQQPSWPAEEARKMRTVLESVPPICMPAEVRDLRAQLADVAEGRAFLLQGGDCAETFVDNTEPHIKGNIRTLLQMAVVLTYGASMPVVKVARIAGQYAKPRSSDTDALGLPSYRGDMVNGFPADETTRRHDPSRLVRAYANAAAAMNLVRALTGSEADLRRVHLWNREFVRTSPAGARYEALASEIDRGLRFMDACGVTDTNLESASIFASHEALVMDYERAMLRLADVPDRSDGEKVLYDLSAHFLWIGERTRQLDGAHIAFAELIDNPIGVKIGPTTTPEQAVEYVERLDPHNQPGRLTLVARMGNNKVREVLPAIVSAVEATGHKVIWQSDPMHGNTHEASTGYKTRHFDRIVDEVQGFFEVHHALGTHPGGVHIELTGEDVTECLGGAQDISDLDLAGRYETACDPRLNTQQSLELAFLVAEMLRG, from the coding sequence GTGACGAACTGGACCGTAGACGTTCCGATCGCAGAGCTTCCGGAGCTGCCGCCGCTGCCCGGCGACCTGCAGAGCCGGTTCGACGATGCGATGGCGCGTCCGGCGCTGCAGCAGCCGAGCTGGCCCGCCGAAGAGGCGCGCAAGATGCGCACCGTCCTCGAGAGCGTGCCGCCGATCTGCATGCCTGCCGAGGTCCGGGATCTCCGTGCGCAACTCGCCGACGTTGCCGAGGGGCGTGCCTTCCTGCTCCAGGGTGGTGACTGCGCCGAGACCTTCGTCGACAACACCGAGCCGCACATCAAAGGCAACATCCGCACGCTGCTGCAGATGGCGGTGGTGCTCACCTACGGTGCCAGCATGCCGGTGGTCAAGGTGGCCCGGATCGCAGGCCAGTACGCCAAGCCGCGGTCGTCGGACACCGATGCGCTCGGCCTGCCGTCGTACCGCGGCGACATGGTCAACGGTTTCCCGGCCGACGAGACCACGCGCAGGCACGACCCGTCGCGACTGGTCCGCGCGTACGCCAACGCGGCCGCCGCGATGAATCTCGTTCGCGCGCTGACTGGTTCGGAGGCGGATCTGCGCCGCGTGCACCTCTGGAACCGCGAGTTCGTGCGGACCTCCCCGGCGGGGGCCCGCTACGAGGCGCTGGCATCCGAGATCGACCGCGGCCTGCGGTTCATGGACGCCTGTGGCGTGACCGATACGAACCTGGAATCGGCGTCCATCTTCGCCTCCCACGAGGCACTCGTCATGGACTACGAGCGCGCGATGCTGCGTCTTGCCGACGTACCCGATCGATCCGACGGCGAGAAGGTCCTCTACGACCTCTCCGCCCATTTCCTCTGGATCGGTGAGCGGACCCGGCAGCTCGACGGCGCGCACATCGCGTTCGCCGAGCTGATCGACAACCCGATCGGGGTCAAGATCGGTCCGACCACCACGCCCGAGCAGGCCGTCGAATACGTCGAACGACTCGACCCGCACAACCAACCGGGTCGGCTCACCCTGGTGGCCCGGATGGGCAACAACAAGGTGCGGGAGGTCCTGCCCGCCATCGTGTCCGCGGTCGAGGCGACCGGGCACAAGGTCATCTGGCAGTCCGACCCGATGCACGGCAACACCCACGAGGCCTCGACCGGCTACAAGACGCGGCACTTCGATCGCATCGTCGACGAGGTGCAGGGCTTCTTCGAGGTGCACCATGCGCTGGGCACCCATCCCGGTGGCGTACACATCGAGCTGACCGGCGAAGACGTCACCGAATGTCTCGGTGGCGCACAGGACATCTCCGATCTCGACCTCGCCGGGCGATACGAGACGGCCTGCGATCCACGCCTGAACACCCAGCAGTCACTGGAGCTCGCATTCCTCGTCGCGGAGATGCTGCGCGGCTGA
- a CDS encoding polyadenylate-specific 3'-exoribonuclease AS, with protein MRFFYDSEFIEDGTTIELISIGVVAEDGREFYAVSTEFDPGRAGDWVRTNVLPKLPSPASPYWRSRRQIRDELLAFLTADGDDVELWAWVGAYDHVVLCQLWGPMTALPRPMPRFTRELRQHWEAAGKPALPPSPRDAHDALTDARHNWRRWQAIEKSRP; from the coding sequence ATGCGGTTCTTCTACGACTCGGAGTTTATCGAGGACGGCACCACCATCGAGCTCATCTCGATCGGTGTCGTCGCCGAGGACGGACGTGAATTCTACGCGGTGTCCACCGAGTTCGATCCGGGACGGGCCGGTGACTGGGTTCGGACCAACGTATTGCCCAAGCTACCGTCCCCGGCGTCGCCCTATTGGCGCAGCCGTCGGCAGATCCGCGACGAGCTGCTCGCGTTCCTGACCGCCGACGGTGACGACGTCGAATTGTGGGCGTGGGTCGGCGCCTACGACCATGTGGTGCTGTGCCAGCTGTGGGGCCCGATGACGGCGCTTCCGCGCCCGATGCCGCGCTTCACCCGGGAGCTGCGACAGCACTGGGAGGCCGCGGGCAAACCGGCGCTCCCACCGTCGCCGAGGGACGCCCACGACGCGCTCACCGATGCCCGCCACAACTGGCGTCGTTGGCAGGCGATCGAGAAGTCGCGACCCTGA
- a CDS encoding lysophospholipid acyltransferase family protein — translation MWYYTFKYVLLGPFLRLIGRPTVEGLENIPARGPAILASNHLAVMDSFYLPLMVRRRIYFLAKSEYFTGTGPKGAFQRWFFSAVGQIPIDRSGAEAAAGALTAARRQLETGELMGMYPEGTRSPDGRLYKGKTGLARVALDTGVPVIPVAMINTEKLNPPGSLIPRPARIVVKIGKPLNFARYEGMQGNRFIERAITDEIMYELMQLTGQQYVDIYAASLKDSKPKPPEPVSASAA, via the coding sequence ATGTGGTACTACACGTTCAAATACGTATTGCTTGGACCGTTTCTCCGCCTCATCGGCCGGCCGACGGTCGAAGGACTCGAGAACATTCCGGCCCGTGGCCCGGCGATCCTGGCGAGCAACCACCTGGCCGTGATGGACAGTTTCTATCTGCCCCTGATGGTGCGGCGCCGGATCTATTTCCTGGCGAAGAGCGAGTATTTCACCGGCACCGGCCCCAAGGGCGCCTTCCAGCGCTGGTTCTTCTCGGCCGTCGGCCAGATCCCCATCGATCGATCCGGTGCGGAAGCGGCCGCCGGCGCATTGACCGCCGCGCGCCGGCAGCTCGAGACCGGTGAGCTGATGGGGATGTACCCAGAGGGCACCCGGTCCCCGGACGGCCGGCTGTACAAGGGCAAGACGGGTCTCGCACGGGTCGCGCTCGACACCGGTGTGCCGGTGATCCCCGTCGCGATGATCAACACCGAGAAGCTCAACCCGCCCGGGTCGCTCATCCCGCGCCCGGCGCGCATCGTCGTCAAGATCGGCAAACCATTGAATTTCGCGCGCTACGAGGGGATGCAGGGCAACCGGTTCATCGAGCGCGCGATCACCGACGAGATCATGTACGAGCTGATGCAGCTGACCGGCCAGCAATACGTCGACATCTACGCGGCCTCCCTCAAGGACAGCAAGCCGAAACCGCCGGAGCCCGTCTCGGCGTCGGCTGCCTGA
- a CDS encoding protein kinase domain-containing protein, with protein MKPPADSLLGASLEGRYRIDAPIARGGMSAVYLGVDLRLGRSVAIKVMDARYSGDPQFLRRFEFEARAVAGLKHPGLVAVYDQGIDDGIAFLVMELVEGGSLRELLRERGPMPPHAVSAVADPVLGGLGTAHAAGLVHRDVKPENVLISDVGEVKVADFGLVRAVAEAGVTSASVILGTAAYLSPEQVEAGDADARSDVYSMGVMMFELLTGRTPFRGDTPLALAYQRLSYDVPAPGDVVDGVPEEFDEIVLRATERDPAERYADGYDMRRALLAATDELDLPSFTVPAPRRSAERDTMARFRADRAQPQAPATPVANPTRVQSGPTPPAVSAPAPRPEREPAAATRTRLESRFDEQPEPDDNGPVRALIWTTVVLLLAVAIGAAGWWVGQTYLS; from the coding sequence GTGAAACCTCCCGCCGACTCACTCCTGGGCGCGTCCCTCGAGGGCCGCTACCGGATCGACGCGCCGATCGCGCGCGGCGGGATGTCGGCGGTCTACCTCGGGGTTGACCTGCGTCTGGGCCGATCGGTGGCGATCAAGGTGATGGATGCGCGCTACAGCGGTGATCCGCAGTTCCTGCGCCGGTTCGAGTTCGAGGCGCGGGCGGTCGCCGGGTTGAAACACCCCGGGCTGGTGGCCGTGTACGACCAGGGCATCGACGACGGTATCGCCTTCCTCGTGATGGAACTCGTCGAAGGTGGCAGCCTTCGGGAACTCCTGCGCGAACGCGGTCCGATGCCGCCCCATGCGGTCAGCGCCGTCGCCGACCCGGTACTCGGCGGGCTCGGTACCGCCCATGCCGCCGGACTCGTCCACCGCGACGTCAAACCGGAGAACGTGCTCATCTCCGACGTCGGCGAGGTGAAGGTCGCCGATTTCGGGCTGGTCCGCGCCGTCGCCGAAGCGGGCGTCACCTCTGCCAGTGTCATCCTCGGCACGGCGGCCTACCTGTCCCCCGAGCAGGTCGAGGCCGGTGACGCCGATGCCCGCAGCGACGTCTACTCGATGGGCGTCATGATGTTCGAATTACTCACCGGCCGAACGCCTTTCCGGGGCGACACGCCGCTGGCACTGGCTTATCAGCGACTCAGCTATGACGTTCCTGCGCCGGGTGACGTGGTGGACGGCGTACCGGAGGAGTTCGACGAGATCGTCCTGCGCGCGACCGAACGCGATCCCGCCGAGCGATATGCGGACGGGTACGACATGCGTCGGGCACTGCTGGCCGCCACCGACGAACTGGACCTGCCGTCGTTCACCGTCCCCGCCCCGCGCCGATCGGCCGAGCGCGACACCATGGCACGGTTCCGGGCCGATCGCGCACAGCCGCAGGCCCCCGCGACCCCGGTCGCCAACCCCACCAGGGTGCAGTCGGGTCCGACCCCACCTGCGGTCTCGGCGCCGGCACCGCGACCCGAGCGCGAGCCCGCCGCGGCGACGAGGACGCGCCTGGAGTCCCGATTCGACGAGCAGCCGGAACCGGACGACAACGGGCCCGTGCGGGCGCTCATCTGGACCACCGTCGTGCTGCTGCTCGCCGTCGCGATCGGTGCCGCCGGATGGTGGGTGGGACAGACCTACCTGAGCTGA
- a CDS encoding AMP-dependent synthetase/ligase, whose amino-acid sequence MSEFSVPARFSVPENADCTDIIFGIAEREPDKTVFRRKEGPQWVPVRAGDAAAQIIALAKGLIAEGIGPGDRVAILSRTRPEWTLIDFAIWSAGAVPVPIYDSSSGPQVEWIMRDSGAVAIVLEDAGHRAIFDRIENLPGVKVFQIDGADGETGAIAALEAAGADLHDDEVTKRRATVAAADPATLIYTSGTTGRPKGCMLSHSNLLSETYGVLEGNMRTLLGPDRRLLMFLPMAHVLARAINLVALEAGVEIGYTSDIPNLVPEFAVFKPSLILSVPRVFEKVYNSARQKAHDEGKGRIFDAAADAAVEYSQAIERGGPGLVLKAKHAVFDKLVYGKLRAALGGECELAISGGAPLGARLGHFFSGIGIPVYEGYGLTETTAAFSVNTPGQVRVGTVGKPLAGNSVRIAEDGEVMLKGGVVFGGYWQNPDATATALEDGWFHTGDLGNVDGDGFLTITGRKKELIVTAGGKNVSPAGLEDVIRSSALVSQALVIGDAKPFIAALITIDPEAFPAWKDRHHKPASASVADLAGDDDLRAEVQAAVDDANKTVSHAEAIKKFRILPDDFTEETGEMTPTLKVKRNVVVQKFADDIDAIYTR is encoded by the coding sequence ATGAGTGAGTTCAGCGTTCCCGCACGATTTTCTGTCCCCGAGAACGCCGACTGTACCGACATCATCTTCGGTATCGCCGAGCGAGAACCCGACAAAACGGTGTTCCGCCGCAAAGAGGGCCCACAGTGGGTGCCGGTCCGCGCAGGCGACGCGGCCGCGCAGATCATTGCCCTGGCCAAGGGCCTCATCGCCGAGGGCATCGGCCCGGGCGACCGCGTCGCGATCCTCTCCCGTACCCGCCCGGAGTGGACGCTGATCGACTTCGCCATCTGGTCGGCCGGGGCGGTGCCCGTGCCGATCTACGATTCGTCGTCGGGACCGCAGGTCGAATGGATCATGCGGGACTCCGGAGCCGTCGCGATCGTGCTCGAGGATGCGGGGCACCGGGCCATCTTCGACCGGATCGAGAACCTCCCGGGCGTCAAGGTCTTCCAGATCGACGGGGCGGACGGAGAGACCGGGGCCATCGCCGCCCTCGAGGCCGCCGGAGCCGACCTCCACGACGACGAGGTGACCAAGCGACGCGCGACGGTCGCCGCCGCCGACCCGGCCACCCTGATCTACACCTCGGGCACGACGGGCCGCCCCAAAGGCTGCATGCTCAGCCACAGCAACCTGCTCTCGGAGACCTACGGGGTACTCGAGGGCAACATGCGCACGCTGCTCGGCCCCGACAGGCGGCTGCTGATGTTCCTCCCGATGGCACACGTGCTCGCACGGGCCATCAATCTGGTCGCCCTCGAGGCGGGCGTGGAGATCGGTTACACCAGCGACATCCCGAACCTGGTGCCGGAGTTCGCCGTGTTCAAGCCGTCACTGATCCTGTCCGTCCCCCGGGTCTTCGAGAAGGTCTACAACAGCGCCCGGCAGAAGGCACACGACGAGGGCAAGGGACGCATCTTCGACGCCGCTGCCGACGCGGCCGTCGAATACTCGCAGGCGATCGAGCGGGGCGGCCCCGGGCTGGTCCTCAAGGCCAAGCACGCGGTGTTCGACAAGCTCGTCTACGGCAAACTGCGCGCGGCACTCGGCGGCGAGTGTGAGCTCGCCATCTCGGGCGGCGCACCGCTCGGAGCCCGACTGGGGCACTTCTTCTCCGGTATCGGCATCCCGGTCTACGAGGGCTACGGCCTCACCGAGACGACCGCGGCCTTCAGCGTGAACACGCCCGGCCAGGTGCGGGTCGGGACTGTCGGGAAACCGTTGGCCGGCAACAGCGTACGGATCGCCGAGGACGGCGAGGTGATGCTCAAGGGCGGTGTCGTGTTCGGTGGCTATTGGCAGAATCCGGACGCCACCGCCACCGCGCTCGAGGACGGCTGGTTCCACACCGGCGACCTAGGAAACGTCGACGGCGACGGATTCCTCACGATCACCGGCCGGAAGAAGGAGCTCATCGTGACCGCCGGCGGCAAGAACGTGTCCCCCGCCGGACTCGAGGACGTCATCCGATCCAGCGCGCTCGTCTCGCAGGCGCTCGTCATCGGTGATGCGAAACCCTTCATCGCAGCGCTGATCACGATCGACCCGGAGGCCTTCCCCGCGTGGAAGGATCGCCACCACAAGCCTGCGTCCGCGAGCGTCGCCGACCTCGCAGGCGACGACGACCTACGGGCCGAGGTCCAGGCAGCCGTCGACGATGCGAACAAGACCGTCTCGCACGCGGAGGCGATCAAGAAGTTCCGCATCCTCCCAGACGATTTCACCGAGGAGACCGGGGAGATGACCCCGACCCTGAAGGTGAAGCGCAACGTGGTGGTCCAGAAGTTCGCCGACGACATCGACGCGATCTACACCCGCTGA
- a CDS encoding Rv2175c family DNA-binding protein — MGSLPLSEDSLTSEIDTLTIGDAARRLGVSASRVRTLIQDHQLLAVSREGQPAIPAVFFDDLGIVKHFTGLVEVLFDGGYTRDEVMEWLFAVQDDLGMCPADALHTHSAREVIRRAQAQAF; from the coding sequence GTGGGTTCACTACCGCTGTCCGAAGACAGTCTCACGTCCGAGATCGACACGTTGACGATCGGCGACGCGGCCCGCCGGCTGGGAGTGTCGGCCAGCCGTGTGCGCACCCTGATCCAGGACCATCAACTGCTCGCGGTGTCGCGCGAGGGGCAACCGGCGATTCCGGCGGTGTTCTTCGACGACCTCGGGATCGTCAAGCATTTCACCGGGCTCGTGGAGGTCCTCTTCGACGGCGGCTACACCCGCGACGAGGTGATGGAGTGGCTGTTCGCCGTCCAGGACGACCTCGGTATGTGTCCGGCCGATGCGCTGCACACACATTCGGCTCGCGAGGTCATCCGGCGGGCTCAGGCCCAGGCGTTCTGA
- a CDS encoding SRPBCC family protein: MAEHTERSIVINADPDDIMAVIADFEHYPEWVSAAREVQVTEYGAGNRPSEVRFVLDAGVLQDTYVLSYDWEADGRAVSWRLVSSDLQRDQRGRYVLAQQVPGSTKVTYELMVDLLVPMIGQLKRRAEKAITEAALNDLKKRVEG; this comes from the coding sequence ATGGCCGAACACACCGAGCGTTCCATCGTGATCAACGCCGATCCCGACGACATCATGGCGGTGATCGCCGACTTCGAGCACTACCCGGAGTGGGTGTCGGCCGCGCGTGAGGTCCAGGTGACCGAGTACGGCGCGGGCAATCGTCCGAGCGAGGTGCGGTTCGTGCTCGATGCCGGGGTGCTGCAGGACACCTACGTCCTCTCCTACGACTGGGAGGCCGACGGTCGGGCGGTCTCGTGGCGACTGGTGAGCAGTGACCTGCAGCGCGATCAGCGTGGCCGATACGTTCTCGCGCAGCAGGTCCCGGGTTCCACGAAGGTCACCTACGAACTGATGGTCGACCTGTTGGTGCCGATGATCGGGCAGCTGAAACGCCGGGCGGAGAAGGCGATCACCGAGGCGGCACTGAACGATCTGAAGAAGAGGGTCGAAGGCTGA
- a CDS encoding ArsA-related P-loop ATPase, protein MVIGPGGAGVSVTATSGALGRSGTRRPGGARAVTTPDRDTLLVTVDRCSPTADLLGVFRQPDEPVAVSTRLHLLSLDRLVLLERTWSEFTTVLSETMARSKVALPGVGAVSDIDAAELSTLPGVEDFLVMRRIRDEAVSGQWRRIVVDASGLGDPFEFLRASSLLSQALNRLWPRHRRLAAAAERPVMAQLTAAVDAIDRDCVDVTELVTDPHTVAMHVVVGADDRGERALPHLLATVDVMGLALRSVVINQGVGAGRDGADHDARMDRLRAVVRGGDPAVEVAELPCLDLPIDRAARLRKLGVGLPMPNGRPSGSGAAQVTEAADTGAGTSRVYELTWRQRLPDPDALQLGRSGDDLLVTVGGFRHPVRLPSVLRRCVVVDAAWDGTDLTVRFMPDPALWPQGR, encoded by the coding sequence GTGGTGATCGGGCCGGGTGGCGCCGGGGTCTCGGTGACCGCGACCTCGGGCGCCCTGGGCCGGTCCGGAACCCGCAGGCCCGGGGGCGCCCGTGCTGTCACCACTCCCGACCGCGACACCCTGCTGGTCACCGTCGACAGGTGCTCGCCGACTGCCGATCTCCTGGGAGTGTTCCGGCAGCCCGACGAACCGGTCGCGGTGTCGACCCGGTTGCACCTGCTCTCGCTCGACCGCCTGGTGCTCCTGGAACGGACCTGGTCGGAGTTCACCACCGTGCTGTCGGAGACGATGGCCCGATCGAAGGTGGCGTTGCCGGGTGTCGGCGCGGTGTCGGACATCGACGCCGCGGAGCTCTCGACTCTGCCGGGTGTCGAGGATTTCCTGGTGATGCGCCGAATCCGGGACGAAGCGGTGAGCGGCCAGTGGCGCCGGATCGTGGTCGACGCGTCCGGACTCGGCGACCCGTTCGAGTTCCTGAGGGCGTCGTCGTTGCTGAGTCAGGCGCTGAATCGGTTGTGGCCCAGGCATCGTCGGCTCGCGGCAGCGGCCGAGCGCCCGGTGATGGCCCAGTTGACCGCGGCTGTCGACGCGATCGACCGCGACTGCGTCGATGTCACCGAACTCGTGACCGATCCGCACACGGTGGCGATGCACGTCGTCGTCGGGGCGGATGATCGCGGCGAGCGCGCTCTTCCGCACCTGCTGGCCACCGTCGACGTGATGGGACTTGCGCTGCGATCGGTGGTGATCAACCAAGGTGTCGGAGCGGGCCGTGACGGTGCGGATCACGACGCCCGGATGGACCGGTTGCGCGCCGTCGTCCGGGGCGGCGACCCAGCAGTCGAGGTCGCCGAGTTGCCGTGTCTGGACCTACCCATCGACCGGGCCGCCCGACTGCGCAAGCTCGGAGTCGGCCTCCCGATGCCGAACGGTCGGCCGTCCGGGTCGGGGGCGGCGCAGGTCACCGAGGCCGCCGACACCGGGGCCGGTACCTCGCGTGTGTACGAACTGACCTGGCGTCAGCGACTTCCCGATCCCGACGCCCTGCAGCTCGGGCGATCCGGCGACGACCTGCTGGTGACGGTCGGCGGTTTCCGGCACCCGGTGCGCCTACCCTCGGTGCTGCGGCGTTGCGTCGTCGTCGACGCGGCGTGGGACGGCACCGATCTGACGGTCCGGTTCATGCCGGACCCGGCGCTGTGGCCGCAGGGCCGCTGA